Within the Laspinema palackyanum D2c genome, the region GGGGTATATTCGGCAACGAACCGCGCCGGACGAATCCAGGGCGCTAGGGGAGTATCTGGGGTGAGGACTCCCTGGGCTAAAGGTCCGGCCAATTCTTTAAAATAGATGATACCGCGAACGTCATCTAAAGATTCCCCAATCACCGGATAGCGGGAGTGACCTGTACTCACCACCTCGTTGAGCAACATTTGAAAGGTGGCATCATAAGAGATCCCATGAATGCTCGTTCGAGGCACCATCACTTCCCGAGCACAGACTTCCCCAAATTCAAACACATTATTGAGCAGTTCTCGCTCCTCGGCTTCTAATCCTGTGGATTCGCGTTCCGTGGCGATAATCAGTTGTAATTCTTCAGGAGTGATGCGATTGGACCAAGCCTGAGCGTTAAAGCGAATACCCCCTAGACTGAGGAGCCAGCGGGTTGAGCGGTCCAGGATCCAGATAAAGGGGTGAAAAAATCGGGCGATCGCCAAACTCGGGGGGCCCAGGAGTCGCGCCAGTTGCTCAGAATAGAGCAACGCCAAAGTTTTGGGACATAATTCGCCGAGGACAATTTGCAAATAAGCCACGATTAAAAAGGCCAGGGGGATTGCCAGGGAATGAGCGATCACCTGAGCAATATCCGGCCTAATTGGCAACCAGACGATCCATTCGGCCACTAAAACCGCCATCGTATTTTCCCCAATCCAGCCTAGGGCCAGACTGGAGAGGGTAATGCCTAACTGAGTCGTCGAGAGCAGACGCTCGATATTGCGATGGAGATGTTGGACAATTTTGGCCTGGATGTCGCCATTATCGGCCAAATGATTAATCCGCGATCGCCGCACGGAAACGATCGCAAATTCCGTCGTCACGAAAAAAGCATTAATGGCGATCAGTCCAAAGACCGCAAGCAACCGCAGTACGACATCTTGCCAGGTCTGAAGGGAATTCCCCGGGACCACCACCGCTAAATGACTCGCGATCGCACTGCCGGAGTGCAATCCCACGACCCCCAGGGTGACCATCCCACCCACCGCAGAAAAATAGCTTAAAGAACGCACCACTGCAACTCATCTTGAAACATTTGGATTACCCATTTTAACCTTGACCGTTTGGCACTGGAGCGTTAACGGCGAAAAATTAGTCCCCGTCGCCATAGCAGGACATCCCCCTAACTTAACCCCAATGCTAGGGTTGATTAGAGGGCTTGTGGAACGACCTGTGCTCAGAAGAGTCCCCGGTCTATTGGACCGGAATTTCTGACAT harbors:
- a CDS encoding hemolysin family protein, with protein sequence MVRSLSYFSAVGGMVTLGVVGLHSGSAIASHLAVVVPGNSLQTWQDVVLRLLAVFGLIAINAFFVTTEFAIVSVRRSRINHLADNGDIQAKIVQHLHRNIERLLSTTQLGITLSSLALGWIGENTMAVLVAEWIVWLPIRPDIAQVIAHSLAIPLAFLIVAYLQIVLGELCPKTLALLYSEQLARLLGPPSLAIARFFHPFIWILDRSTRWLLSLGGIRFNAQAWSNRITPEELQLIIATERESTGLEAEERELLNNVFEFGEVCAREVMVPRTSIHGISYDATFQMLLNEVVSTGHSRYPVIGESLDDVRGIIYFKELAGPLAQGVLTPDTPLAPWIRPARFVAEYTPLSELLPIVQRSQRPMVMVVDEFGGTAGLVTISDLVAQIIGESPELSDSEELTIQMVDEQTWMVQAQMNLEEVNELLNFDLPLTDEYQTLGGFLLYQFQKIPAEGETLLYDNLEFTVVSTEGPRLNQIRIYRPEVTNPISSNLDSFDSLPTDLELNTPEQESPSSGSDFDLDESEQHSSSASRDFDLEEDELLRSSSQHFDFYEDENQDEDEESVSSSPPDLDVDDH